One Pseudorasbora parva isolate DD20220531a chromosome 8, ASM2467924v1, whole genome shotgun sequence DNA window includes the following coding sequences:
- the lsr gene encoding lipolysis-stimulated lipoprotein receptor isoform X1, translated as MRQGIIFALFLFTGFTTAINVICNNPRYVVILFQPVTLRCGFSTSATSPPLITWKYKSYCRDPIQAALNPSSADNAISNTNPNYNPNIECADSLRTVRIVASKQNAVTLGSEYQGRQVSITDKADLNIAQTAWGDSGVYVCTVASAQDLSGNGECFTELIVLERKSNTTDLLPGIDLLIMEDWLLVLLVVLGFLLLLLLIGICWCQCCPHTCCCYVSCPCCPERCCCPRALYEAGKMVKSGVPSHYAATVYAPSMYGQPVYGGAAPGIPMLPMPMGVAGPPSNGYGRDYDGASSVGHGSQVPLLQDHDGGGNRSGYRVQADQDGNPTRVLYYMERELANLDPSRPGNAPGKYSRLDGMSEVSSLHDGLDSRNRGRARPPQLTTVYDDVDENMSTISSVSQHIRRDENRRGADSRGRARSMEHLDDIGRNYRDRDDYPPTRRDGGGRRGSDDEWSSSGRGYDRVADDRRRRDYSPDVRPRRGDSFRGAGFQGRRSRSRDDLMDLQRDRGHGGRDAYDDSFLREAMEKKKLGEQQRGRSRERLDSESDRSDRYRGPQGGPPPLPLAPPSGNPDRRGNHSNFSPLPPPYAEDSDSLPSSKKSNLKKNGAVSRESLVV; from the exons atGCGGCAGGGTATAATCTTTGCCCTCTTTTTGTTCACAG GCTTCACCACAGCCATCAATGTGATCTGCAATAACCCACGCTATGTGGTCATATTATTCCAGCCGGTCACACTCCGCTGTGGTTTCAGTACCTCAGCTACATCCCCTCCACTGATCACCTGGAAGTACAAGTCCTACTGCAGAGACCCGATCCAAGCTGCTCTAAACCCCAGCAGTGCTGACAATGCCATCTCAAATACCAACCCAAACTACAACCCCAACATAGAGTGTGCAGACAGTCTCAGGACCGTTCGCATAGTGGCTTCGAAACAAAATGCAGTCACACTTGGGAGCGAGTACCAGGGCCGTCAGGTCAGCATCACCGATA AAGCAGATCTTAACATTGCTCAGACCGCTTGGGGAGACAGCGGTGTGTATGTCTGTACGGTCGCCTCAGCCCAGGACCTTTCAGGGAATGGCGAGTGTTTTACAGAGCTCATTGTGCTTG AGAGAAAGTCAAATACTACAGACCTGCTGCCTGGCATTGATTTACTGATCATGGAAG ACTGGTTGTTAGTGTTGTTGGTGGTCCTGGGCTTCTTGTTGCTGTTGCTCCTGATTGGTATCTGCTGGTGTCAGTGTTGCCCTCACACCTGCTGCTGTTACGTCAGCTGCCCCTGCTGCCCGGAGCGCTGCTGCTGTCCCCGAGCCT TATACGAGGCTGGTAAAATGGTGAAGTCTGGTGTCCCCAGTCATTACGCAGCCACCGTCTATGCCCCAAGTATGTACGGACAGCCAGTTTATGGCGGAGCTGCACCAGGCATACCCATGCTCCCTATGCCGATGGGTGTCGCTGGTCCTCCTTCCAATGGCTATGGTAGAGACTACGATGGGGCCAGCTCAG TTGGTCATGGATCTCAAGTGCCGTTGCTGCAAGACCACGATGGTGGAGGAA accGTAGTGGATACCGTGTTCAGGCAGACCAAGATGGAAACCCAACACGGGTGCTTTACTATATGGAGCGAGAACTGGCCAACCTCGACCCCAGTCGCCCAGGGAACGCTCCAGGCAAATACAGTCGTC TGGATGGTATGAGCGAGGTGAGCTCACTTCACGACGGCCTAGACTCTCGAAATCGTGGCCGGGCCAGACCCCCTCAGCTTACCACAGTGTACGATGATGTGGACGAGAATATGAGTACCATCAGCAGCGTCTCTCAGCACATCCGACGGGACGAGAACAGGCGAGGAGCTGACAGTCGAGGACGTGCACGCTCCATGGAACACTTAGACGATATTGGACGTAATTACAGAGACCGAGACGACTATCCACCCACTCGCCGAGATGGGGGCGGCAGAAGAGG TTCGGATGACGAGTGGAGCAGCAGTGGACGAGGATATGACCGTGTCGCAGATGACCGCCGGCGCCGTGATTACTCTCCTGATGTTCGTCCTCGTCGTGGAGACTCCTTCCGTGGGGCCGGTTTCCAGGGCCGCCGCAGCCGTAGTCGTGATGACCTGATGGATCTGCAGCGCGATCGTGGCCACGGAGGCCGGGACGCATACGATGACAGCTTCCTGAGAGAGGCCATGGAAAAGAAGAAGTTAGGCGAACAGCAGAGGGGCCGCAGCCGCGAGAGGCTTGACAGCGAGAGCGACCGCTCTGACCGCTACAGGGGGCCGCAGGGCGGACCGCCACCTCTGCCACTCGCCCCGCCCTCTGGAAACCCTGATCGCCGTGGCAACCATAGCAACTTTTCTCCTCTTCCACCTCCCTACGCTGAGGACAGTGACAGTTTGCCATCATCCAAAAAGAGCAACTTAAAAAAG AATGGAGCTGTGAGCAGAGAGAGTCTGGTGGTGTGA
- the lsr gene encoding lipolysis-stimulated lipoprotein receptor isoform X2: MRQGIIFALFLFTGFTTAINVICNNPRYVVILFQPVTLRCGFSTSATSPPLITWKYKSYCRDPIQAALNPSSADNAISNTNPNYNPNIECADSLRTVRIVASKQNAVTLGSEYQGRQVSITDKADLNIAQTAWGDSGVYVCTVASAQDLSGNGECFTELIVLERKSNTTDLLPGIDLLIMEDWLLVLLVVLGFLLLLLLIGICWCQCCPHTCCCYVSCPCCPERCCCPRALYEAGKMVKSGVPSHYAATVYAPSMYGQPVYGGAAPGIPMLPMPMGVAGPPSNGYGRDYDGASSVGHGSQVPLLQDHDGGGNRSGYRVQADQDGNPTRVLYYMERELANLDPSRPGNAPVDGMSEVSSLHDGLDSRNRGRARPPQLTTVYDDVDENMSTISSVSQHIRRDENRRGADSRGRARSMEHLDDIGRNYRDRDDYPPTRRDGGGRRGSDDEWSSSGRGYDRVADDRRRRDYSPDVRPRRGDSFRGAGFQGRRSRSRDDLMDLQRDRGHGGRDAYDDSFLREAMEKKKLGEQQRGRSRERLDSESDRSDRYRGPQGGPPPLPLAPPSGNPDRRGNHSNFSPLPPPYAEDSDSLPSSKKSNLKKNGAVSRESLVV; this comes from the exons atGCGGCAGGGTATAATCTTTGCCCTCTTTTTGTTCACAG GCTTCACCACAGCCATCAATGTGATCTGCAATAACCCACGCTATGTGGTCATATTATTCCAGCCGGTCACACTCCGCTGTGGTTTCAGTACCTCAGCTACATCCCCTCCACTGATCACCTGGAAGTACAAGTCCTACTGCAGAGACCCGATCCAAGCTGCTCTAAACCCCAGCAGTGCTGACAATGCCATCTCAAATACCAACCCAAACTACAACCCCAACATAGAGTGTGCAGACAGTCTCAGGACCGTTCGCATAGTGGCTTCGAAACAAAATGCAGTCACACTTGGGAGCGAGTACCAGGGCCGTCAGGTCAGCATCACCGATA AAGCAGATCTTAACATTGCTCAGACCGCTTGGGGAGACAGCGGTGTGTATGTCTGTACGGTCGCCTCAGCCCAGGACCTTTCAGGGAATGGCGAGTGTTTTACAGAGCTCATTGTGCTTG AGAGAAAGTCAAATACTACAGACCTGCTGCCTGGCATTGATTTACTGATCATGGAAG ACTGGTTGTTAGTGTTGTTGGTGGTCCTGGGCTTCTTGTTGCTGTTGCTCCTGATTGGTATCTGCTGGTGTCAGTGTTGCCCTCACACCTGCTGCTGTTACGTCAGCTGCCCCTGCTGCCCGGAGCGCTGCTGCTGTCCCCGAGCCT TATACGAGGCTGGTAAAATGGTGAAGTCTGGTGTCCCCAGTCATTACGCAGCCACCGTCTATGCCCCAAGTATGTACGGACAGCCAGTTTATGGCGGAGCTGCACCAGGCATACCCATGCTCCCTATGCCGATGGGTGTCGCTGGTCCTCCTTCCAATGGCTATGGTAGAGACTACGATGGGGCCAGCTCAG TTGGTCATGGATCTCAAGTGCCGTTGCTGCAAGACCACGATGGTGGAGGAA accGTAGTGGATACCGTGTTCAGGCAGACCAAGATGGAAACCCAACACGGGTGCTTTACTATATGGAGCGAGAACTGGCCAACCTCGACCCCAGTCGCCCAGGGAACGCTCCAG TGGATGGTATGAGCGAGGTGAGCTCACTTCACGACGGCCTAGACTCTCGAAATCGTGGCCGGGCCAGACCCCCTCAGCTTACCACAGTGTACGATGATGTGGACGAGAATATGAGTACCATCAGCAGCGTCTCTCAGCACATCCGACGGGACGAGAACAGGCGAGGAGCTGACAGTCGAGGACGTGCACGCTCCATGGAACACTTAGACGATATTGGACGTAATTACAGAGACCGAGACGACTATCCACCCACTCGCCGAGATGGGGGCGGCAGAAGAGG TTCGGATGACGAGTGGAGCAGCAGTGGACGAGGATATGACCGTGTCGCAGATGACCGCCGGCGCCGTGATTACTCTCCTGATGTTCGTCCTCGTCGTGGAGACTCCTTCCGTGGGGCCGGTTTCCAGGGCCGCCGCAGCCGTAGTCGTGATGACCTGATGGATCTGCAGCGCGATCGTGGCCACGGAGGCCGGGACGCATACGATGACAGCTTCCTGAGAGAGGCCATGGAAAAGAAGAAGTTAGGCGAACAGCAGAGGGGCCGCAGCCGCGAGAGGCTTGACAGCGAGAGCGACCGCTCTGACCGCTACAGGGGGCCGCAGGGCGGACCGCCACCTCTGCCACTCGCCCCGCCCTCTGGAAACCCTGATCGCCGTGGCAACCATAGCAACTTTTCTCCTCTTCCACCTCCCTACGCTGAGGACAGTGACAGTTTGCCATCATCCAAAAAGAGCAACTTAAAAAAG AATGGAGCTGTGAGCAGAGAGAGTCTGGTGGTGTGA
- the lsr gene encoding lipolysis-stimulated lipoprotein receptor isoform X4 — MRQGIIFALFLFTGFTTAINVICNNPRYVVILFQPVTLRCGFSTSATSPPLITWKYKSYCRDPIQAALNPSSADNAISNTNPNYNPNIECADSLRTVRIVASKQNAVTLGSEYQGRQVSITDKADLNIAQTAWGDSGVYVCTVASAQDLSGNGECFTELIVLDWLLVLLVVLGFLLLLLLIGICWCQCCPHTCCCYVSCPCCPERCCCPRALYEAGKMVKSGVPSHYAATVYAPSMYGQPVYGGAAPGIPMLPMPMGVAGPPSNGYGRDYDGASSVGHGSQVPLLQDHDGGGNRSGYRVQADQDGNPTRVLYYMERELANLDPSRPGNAPVDGMSEVSSLHDGLDSRNRGRARPPQLTTVYDDVDENMSTISSVSQHIRRDENRRGADSRGRARSMEHLDDIGRNYRDRDDYPPTRRDGGGRRGSDDEWSSSGRGYDRVADDRRRRDYSPDVRPRRGDSFRGAGFQGRRSRSRDDLMDLQRDRGHGGRDAYDDSFLREAMEKKKLGEQQRGRSRERLDSESDRSDRYRGPQGGPPPLPLAPPSGNPDRRGNHSNFSPLPPPYAEDSDSLPSSKKSNLKKNGAVSRESLVV; from the exons atGCGGCAGGGTATAATCTTTGCCCTCTTTTTGTTCACAG GCTTCACCACAGCCATCAATGTGATCTGCAATAACCCACGCTATGTGGTCATATTATTCCAGCCGGTCACACTCCGCTGTGGTTTCAGTACCTCAGCTACATCCCCTCCACTGATCACCTGGAAGTACAAGTCCTACTGCAGAGACCCGATCCAAGCTGCTCTAAACCCCAGCAGTGCTGACAATGCCATCTCAAATACCAACCCAAACTACAACCCCAACATAGAGTGTGCAGACAGTCTCAGGACCGTTCGCATAGTGGCTTCGAAACAAAATGCAGTCACACTTGGGAGCGAGTACCAGGGCCGTCAGGTCAGCATCACCGATA AAGCAGATCTTAACATTGCTCAGACCGCTTGGGGAGACAGCGGTGTGTATGTCTGTACGGTCGCCTCAGCCCAGGACCTTTCAGGGAATGGCGAGTGTTTTACAGAGCTCATTGTGCTTG ACTGGTTGTTAGTGTTGTTGGTGGTCCTGGGCTTCTTGTTGCTGTTGCTCCTGATTGGTATCTGCTGGTGTCAGTGTTGCCCTCACACCTGCTGCTGTTACGTCAGCTGCCCCTGCTGCCCGGAGCGCTGCTGCTGTCCCCGAGCCT TATACGAGGCTGGTAAAATGGTGAAGTCTGGTGTCCCCAGTCATTACGCAGCCACCGTCTATGCCCCAAGTATGTACGGACAGCCAGTTTATGGCGGAGCTGCACCAGGCATACCCATGCTCCCTATGCCGATGGGTGTCGCTGGTCCTCCTTCCAATGGCTATGGTAGAGACTACGATGGGGCCAGCTCAG TTGGTCATGGATCTCAAGTGCCGTTGCTGCAAGACCACGATGGTGGAGGAA accGTAGTGGATACCGTGTTCAGGCAGACCAAGATGGAAACCCAACACGGGTGCTTTACTATATGGAGCGAGAACTGGCCAACCTCGACCCCAGTCGCCCAGGGAACGCTCCAG TGGATGGTATGAGCGAGGTGAGCTCACTTCACGACGGCCTAGACTCTCGAAATCGTGGCCGGGCCAGACCCCCTCAGCTTACCACAGTGTACGATGATGTGGACGAGAATATGAGTACCATCAGCAGCGTCTCTCAGCACATCCGACGGGACGAGAACAGGCGAGGAGCTGACAGTCGAGGACGTGCACGCTCCATGGAACACTTAGACGATATTGGACGTAATTACAGAGACCGAGACGACTATCCACCCACTCGCCGAGATGGGGGCGGCAGAAGAGG TTCGGATGACGAGTGGAGCAGCAGTGGACGAGGATATGACCGTGTCGCAGATGACCGCCGGCGCCGTGATTACTCTCCTGATGTTCGTCCTCGTCGTGGAGACTCCTTCCGTGGGGCCGGTTTCCAGGGCCGCCGCAGCCGTAGTCGTGATGACCTGATGGATCTGCAGCGCGATCGTGGCCACGGAGGCCGGGACGCATACGATGACAGCTTCCTGAGAGAGGCCATGGAAAAGAAGAAGTTAGGCGAACAGCAGAGGGGCCGCAGCCGCGAGAGGCTTGACAGCGAGAGCGACCGCTCTGACCGCTACAGGGGGCCGCAGGGCGGACCGCCACCTCTGCCACTCGCCCCGCCCTCTGGAAACCCTGATCGCCGTGGCAACCATAGCAACTTTTCTCCTCTTCCACCTCCCTACGCTGAGGACAGTGACAGTTTGCCATCATCCAAAAAGAGCAACTTAAAAAAG AATGGAGCTGTGAGCAGAGAGAGTCTGGTGGTGTGA
- the lsr gene encoding lipolysis-stimulated lipoprotein receptor isoform X3, with protein sequence MRQGIIFALFLFTGFTTAINVICNNPRYVVILFQPVTLRCGFSTSATSPPLITWKYKSYCRDPIQAALNPSSADNAISNTNPNYNPNIECADSLRTVRIVASKQNAVTLGSEYQGRQVSITDKADLNIAQTAWGDSGVYVCTVASAQDLSGNGECFTELIVLDWLLVLLVVLGFLLLLLLIGICWCQCCPHTCCCYVSCPCCPERCCCPRALYEAGKMVKSGVPSHYAATVYAPSMYGQPVYGGAAPGIPMLPMPMGVAGPPSNGYGRDYDGASSVGHGSQVPLLQDHDGGGNRSGYRVQADQDGNPTRVLYYMERELANLDPSRPGNAPGKYSRLDGMSEVSSLHDGLDSRNRGRARPPQLTTVYDDVDENMSTISSVSQHIRRDENRRGADSRGRARSMEHLDDIGRNYRDRDDYPPTRRDGGGRRGSDDEWSSSGRGYDRVADDRRRRDYSPDVRPRRGDSFRGAGFQGRRSRSRDDLMDLQRDRGHGGRDAYDDSFLREAMEKKKLGEQQRGRSRERLDSESDRSDRYRGPQGGPPPLPLAPPSGNPDRRGNHSNFSPLPPPYAEDSDSLPSSKKSNLKKNGAVSRESLVV encoded by the exons atGCGGCAGGGTATAATCTTTGCCCTCTTTTTGTTCACAG GCTTCACCACAGCCATCAATGTGATCTGCAATAACCCACGCTATGTGGTCATATTATTCCAGCCGGTCACACTCCGCTGTGGTTTCAGTACCTCAGCTACATCCCCTCCACTGATCACCTGGAAGTACAAGTCCTACTGCAGAGACCCGATCCAAGCTGCTCTAAACCCCAGCAGTGCTGACAATGCCATCTCAAATACCAACCCAAACTACAACCCCAACATAGAGTGTGCAGACAGTCTCAGGACCGTTCGCATAGTGGCTTCGAAACAAAATGCAGTCACACTTGGGAGCGAGTACCAGGGCCGTCAGGTCAGCATCACCGATA AAGCAGATCTTAACATTGCTCAGACCGCTTGGGGAGACAGCGGTGTGTATGTCTGTACGGTCGCCTCAGCCCAGGACCTTTCAGGGAATGGCGAGTGTTTTACAGAGCTCATTGTGCTTG ACTGGTTGTTAGTGTTGTTGGTGGTCCTGGGCTTCTTGTTGCTGTTGCTCCTGATTGGTATCTGCTGGTGTCAGTGTTGCCCTCACACCTGCTGCTGTTACGTCAGCTGCCCCTGCTGCCCGGAGCGCTGCTGCTGTCCCCGAGCCT TATACGAGGCTGGTAAAATGGTGAAGTCTGGTGTCCCCAGTCATTACGCAGCCACCGTCTATGCCCCAAGTATGTACGGACAGCCAGTTTATGGCGGAGCTGCACCAGGCATACCCATGCTCCCTATGCCGATGGGTGTCGCTGGTCCTCCTTCCAATGGCTATGGTAGAGACTACGATGGGGCCAGCTCAG TTGGTCATGGATCTCAAGTGCCGTTGCTGCAAGACCACGATGGTGGAGGAA accGTAGTGGATACCGTGTTCAGGCAGACCAAGATGGAAACCCAACACGGGTGCTTTACTATATGGAGCGAGAACTGGCCAACCTCGACCCCAGTCGCCCAGGGAACGCTCCAGGCAAATACAGTCGTC TGGATGGTATGAGCGAGGTGAGCTCACTTCACGACGGCCTAGACTCTCGAAATCGTGGCCGGGCCAGACCCCCTCAGCTTACCACAGTGTACGATGATGTGGACGAGAATATGAGTACCATCAGCAGCGTCTCTCAGCACATCCGACGGGACGAGAACAGGCGAGGAGCTGACAGTCGAGGACGTGCACGCTCCATGGAACACTTAGACGATATTGGACGTAATTACAGAGACCGAGACGACTATCCACCCACTCGCCGAGATGGGGGCGGCAGAAGAGG TTCGGATGACGAGTGGAGCAGCAGTGGACGAGGATATGACCGTGTCGCAGATGACCGCCGGCGCCGTGATTACTCTCCTGATGTTCGTCCTCGTCGTGGAGACTCCTTCCGTGGGGCCGGTTTCCAGGGCCGCCGCAGCCGTAGTCGTGATGACCTGATGGATCTGCAGCGCGATCGTGGCCACGGAGGCCGGGACGCATACGATGACAGCTTCCTGAGAGAGGCCATGGAAAAGAAGAAGTTAGGCGAACAGCAGAGGGGCCGCAGCCGCGAGAGGCTTGACAGCGAGAGCGACCGCTCTGACCGCTACAGGGGGCCGCAGGGCGGACCGCCACCTCTGCCACTCGCCCCGCCCTCTGGAAACCCTGATCGCCGTGGCAACCATAGCAACTTTTCTCCTCTTCCACCTCCCTACGCTGAGGACAGTGACAGTTTGCCATCATCCAAAAAGAGCAACTTAAAAAAG AATGGAGCTGTGAGCAGAGAGAGTCTGGTGGTGTGA